Below is a genomic region from Fulvia fulva chromosome 5, complete sequence.
CGTTTGAGATCAGGATCGAGACGGCACTGTTGTGTTCTTTCTGGACCTCTTCGCAAAGCTTCGTTGTTTGTTCCGGAGACGACAGGTCGGCTTGGTGGATTGTGAAGCGCTGCTTGCTTTCTGCGCCGTTCGTCGCTGGTTGCAGCTCCTTCACCAGCTTCTCTATCGACTCGCGGTTGGAGGAGTATGTGAGGGCGAGATGACAGCCCAAGGATGCGAATTGTCTGGCACAAGCTGACCCGATGCCTCCTGAAGCACCAGTAATCAAAACCAGTCTTCCCGCGACGTCGTTGTCCACGTTAGCCATTCTCGCGTATGGTAATGATTGCCAGGTACGATGCAGTGCTTGGAGAGCGACTGAGGACTTCTATAAACAGACACGAGCATGCGCATGGCCATTGCCGGAGTATATTTGTCCGCATGCTGCAGTTGAGGATGCGCCGAAGCGCAGGCATTGGAGTGCCGTCAGTTGCCCAGATGCGGGCAGTGCAATGTGATTATGTGACGAGTCTGACGACGCCCGCCGAAAGCTGCTCAGTGCTCACAGCAGACCTCAATTGCCGCCGCCCTCTGCCAAACTTTCACAACTAAGTTATTGTTCTGCGACACTTGACAATGCCCGGCACTCAGGCTGTCACCAAGTCGGAAAGCATATCGAGAGACGACAAGAAGGAGAAGCGCACGAGTCGCGCGTGCTTGAATTGCCGCAGCCGGAAGAGTGCTTGCAATCTGTGAGTCGTCGTCTCCACAATCTCCATACTGCGCGCGACACGTGGCGAAGAAGTGCAACAAGAAGAACGTGTGCGTGTTGTTGTCCAGCAGATGCGCGGACGCCTAAGCGCGCAGACGGCGAGTCGGCGCAGGCATATAGCGTGCCGAAGGCGACCAGCATCTTCGAGCCGGCCGTCGTGTTCAAAGACCGATATCCAAGTGGCCGACGACAGGCTGACATGAGTGTGGCAGACCGACCGATGAGAGCGGACAGATTACCACCCCATGCGAGAGGTGCAAGGCGTCCAACTTGGAGTGCGTCATTGGCTCGAGCAACCGCGGTATGTACAACAACATGATGGTCATGGTCGTTGAGCACGTGGAGCGGTGGGCTCGCGATGCGCCCTCAACCACGCCGTGCATCCACATGCATCCCCACGCGCATAGCTGACGACCTCGCGTTTGACAGGCGGACGACGCGTTCGGAAGCGCACATTGGATCATGCCAAGATTCTCGATGACAATCCTCGGAAACACCTTCGCCAGTCCAGTGAGGTGACAGCTGGCGCAGATGAGCGCTATCAATCCGAAGAACTCTCCTACAGCAACGACCGTGAGGTCTGGCCGACCGATTACCACAATGGCGTCGCACTGTCCGACACGCTGAACCCATCTACGCCGCGCATCATGCTCGACCCAGCGTTACAGGCAGCAGATGTGGGCGCCAGAGACTCTTACCTAGGTACTACTCAAGCAACACGAGAAAGCTCGACGCTGTCGACGAGTAACATTGCCTTCAACGACTTGCAGAACCCCAGTGATGCGCTCGGGATACTGGCGCAGATTGCCAGCCACGGGGAAAATGCTGGGCCAGCTCTCGTCCCGAGCCATGGAAACTCATCCTATGGCCAAGGCCAGTCGCAGATGGACTACGTTCTCGTGAGAGACGGCAGACTCTCGTTGTCAAAGATCATACAGTTGCTGCAGCGATACAAGCATTACTATCACCCGTACTTCCCGATCGTTCCCGAGGCCACATTGGATGCCACCAACTTGAGCAAGACGGCACGGGACGAGAAACATCTATTGACCGCCGTCCTGGTCATTGCTTCCAGAGATCTGATCGACGAGCCCACCATCTTCATCGCCTGCTCAGAGTACATGAGGTCTTTGGTCTCAGTACTTGCAGCAGGCGGCGAGGGCAAAGTAGAAGCTGTGGAGGCGCTGCTAGTCCTTGCCGAATGGACGCCATACACTTCACGATCGGATGCTGGTCATGTGGGTCGAGGCGAAGAGGACCGAGAAGCATGGATGCACGTTGGGAATGCACTACGGATAGGCTACTTCCTTGGACTTGACCGATACTCCTTTCAAGTCCGCGGAGACGATGTGAAAGATCCTCAGTGGCAACGAAAGCGTCTGGTCTGGACTGCTTGCTACATTAGTGACCGGCAGATAAGCATAAGACTGGGTAGAGCTTTCTGGTCAAGAGGTCCTGGGCCACTCACAACACTGTCAAAGGCAGACTTCCCGATGCTGGCACCGACTGCCCCTGGAGGCGAGGACTATGCGAGTATATTCCAAGCTACCCTTGAGCTTACGTTGCTCTTCTCCAACGTCCACGATGTGCTCTACTCGAATCCTGGAAACAGCATGAGGAGCCATCTTAGCGGCGGCTACATCAAGTACATTGACGACTTTCGAAGTGCTATCTATGGATGGAAGAGTGTGTGGGGCACTCTCACGTGCTCAGGACCTCTCAAGGCTACGCTGCTAATGTCGTACGACTACCTACGACTGTACACCAATGCCTTTGCTTTCCATGCTACCGTCAAGCGTGCACTACCGCAGATTCAGCAAGGGCAAGAAAACAGGTACGTACAAGGCGAACCACAACATCCGCATCTTAGTCTGACTTCGAATAGGCGCTCGGCGCATCCTCAACCCGGTCGTGTCTTCTACAACAACGTCGGGGCTGTCGGAGACGCACGATTCATATACGAAGGTCTGGATGCCGCAAAGAACCTTCTGAGCATGGTCAACACTTTCGTGGACCCAGAGAAGTCACTACGACACATGCCGCTACGCTTCTACCTCTATTGCATCTATTCGGGAGTCTTCCTCTACCGAGCACGATGTGTTGGTGTTCTTGCTTCGGACGAAGAACAGTCCGTCCGATCACTGGTTCAAGAGACGATCAATCGACTCGAAAGATCTGCTATCGGCACCCACCACCCTGGAAACAGATACTCTCAGCTGTTGCGACTACTGTGGGATAAAGTCGAGCGCAAAGAACGTAAAGGCAATTCTTCTACCGCCACGATCGCCAATCCATACAGGCCTGGCAGTGTTGGTGGACCTACTCCGAATTCGAACGCCTCGGGAGGACCTACGTCGGCTGCCTTGCAGCAAGATAACTCGCCAGCTTTCACAGAGCCAATGGGCGACTTCTCTTGGACTGATCTTGATGCTATCGGCAACTTTGCTATCAATGGTAATGGAGGTGCTACCATGAATGATGCTGAGTGGTGGTCTGGGTTCTTGCCGGCCGACTCCAACAACTTTTTGTTCGAGACACTGCCCGGTATGGATGATTGGAACCTTGGGATGCAGTGAGATAGCACTGGTCACAGATGACAAACAAGAGCAGGACTGATGGGTCTTTACTGCACGGATATCGCGATGTGTCGACTGCGAGACAGTGCGAAGAAGGAGGGACATTTTGAGGAGCTTTGCTTGACAGCTCGGTTCAATCAAGGAAGAAAGTTCTGGCCCGACAATGTTCCCTGGAGGGCGATCACATGAGGCGGGATTTCACGGCGGCTGAACACTCTCGGTCCATTGTAATGACCGAACCGACTGCTAGCTGCCGACAGCTACATTTCCAACAAGGTGAACAGCACAGCTCCTCAAGCTACCCTCTCTGGTCAATTGACTTTCCTCTTCTTGCCGTCACACTTATTGGCAATACGCATCTGACATTGCCGCCAATATGACAGCGCTAGGATCTGCATTACTCATCGGCCAGATTACACACGCTCGTAAAGAGTGGGAAGCTTTAGGGTCGCTGCTCACACTGAAGGTAGACGTTACGAGGCGTGGTCGAGGTAAACTCTGAAACTGATTTCGGGGTTTAGGAATATGGCGAAGGGTCAAGAGAGGATTTTATCAAGAGACTGGACGCCGGCGAATACGATGATGTTGTTGGCATTTACCGCTCGAATGACTCGGTAGCTGTGACCGGACCTTTCGACCAAGAAATGATCAATCACCTACCCAAGAGTTTGAAGTATGTCACTCACAATGGAGCTGGCTACGACAACATCGACGTTCCAGCCATCACAAAACGCGAAATTCAGGTTAGCAGCACGCCCATTGCCGTGGACGATGCTACTGCGGATGGTATGTCTATCCCAACGATATTTTGTTGTGCTCCTTTCTGATTACCCGAAGTCGCCCTCTTCCTCATGCTTGGTGCCCTCCGCCGCATCACAATCCCCTTCACCGCCGTCCGAAAAGGCGAATGGCGAGGCAAAGGCTTCGGTCTAGGCCACGACTCTAAGAACAAAGTCCTCGGAATTCTAGGCATGGGAGGAATCGGTCAAGCAGTCGCACAACGGGCAAAGGCATTCGGCATGACAATCCAATACCACAACCGAACCCGCCTCCCCGAGTCCAAGGAACAGGGAGCGAAATACGTCTCCTTCGATGAGTTACTCGCCACTTCCGACGTCCTCAGCTTAAACCTCGCCCTCGGCCCATCGACGCGACACATCATCGGCAAGCCCGAGTTTGAGAAGATGAAGGACGGAATCATAATTGTGAATACAGCGAGGGGACCCATTGTCGATGAGGCTGCGCTTGTGGATGCGTTGAATTCTGGCAAAGTCTTCTCGGCGGGTTTGGACGTTTTTGAAGAGGAGCCGAAGATACATCCTGGCCTGCTGGAGAATGAGAATGCGGTGCTGCTGCCGCATGTGGGCACTGCGACGTGGGAGACGCAGAAGGATATGGAGGTGCTGGTGTTGGATAATTTGAGGAGCGCGGTGGAGGGGAGGGGACTCATTACGCAGATACCGGAGCAGAAGAAGTGAGCGACGATATACAGCAACGACCTGACGGGATGACTGTAGGCCGAGATTATTTTGGCAGCGACGGCCGCAAGAGCGAAGCACCACTATAGACTTTTCGAGGCATTTGAGGCTTCACGCAGCAGACGCTCCTATCCAGAGATTTTTGACATCCTGCTGCTAACCACAAAGACGCCTATAGACCCAAACTTCACCTATTCCCTCTCATCACCACCGCCTATCGAGTCCGAGCGAGGCCATCTTTTTCAATAGCCGACAAACCCGGATCTAGATGCCGACCGTTGCCGAGCCAAGCAACGCGACGTGAGACACTACTCCACCTCCACTCCCCACAAGCAAAGGATGGAGCCCCAAGCTGTGCAAAGCCTCCAACGAGAATGCTTCGCTCGCACCTCAGCCGAGATCCCACACGGGCACGACCACCAGCTCGGTGTATGGCATAGGTGGACATTAGTATGCATGCAAGCGTGGCAAGCGTGGCAAGCAAATATATGAGCTGCGGGTACCCCCAATGACAGACTCGACAGTCCGTCCGTTGAGAACTTTTGCGAGCGCAGTGGGGCGAGGACCGCAGCGGGACAGCAAGATTCTGAGGTTCTGGAAGTCGTCGATATATCCTCAAG
It encodes:
- a CDS encoding Putative 2-hydroxyacid dehydrogenase; translated protein: MTALGSALLIGQITHARKEWEALGSLLTLKEYGEGSREDFIKRLDAGEYDDVVGIYRSNDSVAVTGPFDQEMINHLPKSLKYVTHNGAGYDNIDVPAITKREIQVSSTPIAVDDATADVALFLMLGALRRITIPFTAVRKGEWRGKGFGLGHDSKNKVLGILGMGGIGQAVAQRAKAFGMTIQYHNRTRLPESKEQGAKYVSFDELLATSDVLSLNLALGPSTRHIIGKPEFEKMKDGIIIVNTARGPIVDEAALVDALNSGKVFSAGLDVFEEEPKIHPGLLENENAVLLPHVGTATWETQKDMEVLVLDNLRSAVEGRGLITQIPEQKK